The sequence TATGATGAGTCAGGATTAGCTGCTAAAAATATAAATACAGAATTTATTACAATTAAAGAGCTAGATTCTGAGGATATAGTAAACTTAAAAGAACTATTAAACAATCATTATAAATACACTAAATCTCAAAAGGCTCAAGGTATATTAAATAAATTCAATGAGGAAGCTAAAAAGTTTGTAAAGATAATGCCAAAGGATTACGAAATTATGCTTCAACTTATCAAAGAAAAGAAGGCAGAAGGTCTTAGTGAGGAAGAAGCTACAATAGCAGCCTTCAATATTAGAACAGGAAAGGTACAGAGATAGGAGGTATTTATAATGGGAAAACCAACAGGATTTTTAGAGTATGAAAGAAAAGTAAGTGAAGCAGAATCTCCAAAAGATAGAATCCAACATTATAATGAATTTCACACCTATTTAAGTAAAGAAGATCAGGAAATTCAGGGCGCTAGATGTATGGATTGTGGAGTTCCATTCTGCCAATCAGGAATATTGATTAAAGGTATGGTATCAGGTTGTCCTCTTAACAACCTAATACCTGAATGGAATGATTTAATATACAGAGGACAATGGAAGGAAGCTGTTGAGAGATTGCTTAAAACTAATAACTTCCCTGAATTTACAGGAAGAGTTTGCCCAGCACCTTGTGAAGCTGGATGCACAGCAGGGTTAAATGGACCATCTGTTTCTATTAAGGAAAATGAATGCTCAATTATTGAAAGAGCGTATGAAGAAGGTGTAATTAAACCTAATATTCCAAAGAATAGAACTGGAAAAAAGGTTGCTGTTATAGGTTCAGGTCCTGCTGGTCTTGCAGCAGCAGATTCTCTTAATAAGTATGGACATGAAGTGACTGTTTTTGAGAGAAGTGATAGGTTTGGTGGATTATTAATGTATGGAATACCAAATATGAAGCTTGAAAAGAGAATTATTGAAAGAAAACTAGACATAATGAGAACTGAGGGTGTTAAGTTTATCAATAATGCGAATGTAGGACAAAATTATAAAAAAGATGATATTTTAAATGAATTTGACGCTGTTGTTTTGGCTTGTGGAGCATCTAATCCTAGAGATTTGAAAGCACCAGGAAGAGAATTAAAGGGAATATATTTTGCTGTAGACTTCTTAAAACAAAATACAAAAAGTCTTTTAGATTCAAATCATGAAGATGATAATTATATATCTGTGAAAGATAAGAATGTTATTGTCATTGGTGGTGGAGATACAGGAACAGATTGTGTTGCTACTTCCTTAAGACATGGATGTAAGAGTGTAAAGCAATTTGAGATTATGGGTGAGCCTCCAAAAGAGAGAACTGCTAACAATCCATGGCCACAATGGCCAAGAGTTCTAAAAGTGGACTATGGTCAAGAGGAATTCATTGAAATGTATGGAAGAGATCCACGTGAGTACAACATAAGTGTAAAAACTTTTGAAGGTGATGAGTCTGGAAATTTAAAAACTGTAAAGACAGTAAGAGTTAATTGGGAAAAGAATGAAAAGGGTGCTATGGTTCCAAAGGAAATAGAAGGATCAGAAGAAATTTTTGAAGCAGATGTTGTATTTTTGGCCATGGGATTCCTAGGAGCAGAACAATATGTAGTTGATGAATTTAAGATTGAGCAGGATGCTAGAAGCAATGTAAAGGCTGAATATGGCGAATTCAAAACTAATGTAGATAAGGTGTTTACAGCTGGAGATATGAGAAGAGGTCAATCACTTGTGGTTTGGGCAATTAGAGAAGGTAGAGATGCAGCTACAAAGGTTAATGAATATCTTGGAAATTAGGCCTTAAAGAAATATTTACATTTAATAATTTTTGATTCCGCAGAGAATTGAAAAAGATTATTAGTATAACCAATAATAATATAATATGAAAAATATAAACAAAGGGAAAACAAATTAGAGACTATGTGTTATTATAACTGTAGAAGTTCAATTTGTTTTCTTTTTTGTTTTTAGACGTCTGAAAATAAATAACATATGGAATTATTTATTTTTTCAAGATGCCTTAGGAAAGAAAACTAAAAAATAATTTTAATTAGAAGAAAAAATATATATTAGAAGGAGAAATTATGGTTAAGATAATAGTGGCGTATTTAATAATTATAAATACTATTGGATTTTTCACTATGTTAATTGATAAAAGAAAAGCTGAAAAGAAAAAGTGGAGAATTCCAGAAAAAAATATATTTTTCATTGCTGCTATAGGTGGTAGTTTAGGAGCGATGATTGGTATGTATGTTTTTAGACACAAAACAAAACATTGGTATTTTAAGTTTCTTTTTACAGTGTTTTTGATTGCACACATGCTAATTTTATATTATTTTTTATTTAAGAAATAATGATATATACGTATATAGAAAATGTTTTCTGATATTAAAATTGTTTTTGTAATCAT comes from Clostridium sp. TW13 and encodes:
- a CDS encoding DUF1294 domain-containing protein translates to MVKIIVAYLIIINTIGFFTMLIDKRKAEKKKWRIPEKNIFFIAAIGGSLGAMIGMYVFRHKTKHWYFKFLFTVFLIAHMLILYYFLFKK
- a CDS encoding glutamate synthase subunit beta, with product MGKPTGFLEYERKVSEAESPKDRIQHYNEFHTYLSKEDQEIQGARCMDCGVPFCQSGILIKGMVSGCPLNNLIPEWNDLIYRGQWKEAVERLLKTNNFPEFTGRVCPAPCEAGCTAGLNGPSVSIKENECSIIERAYEEGVIKPNIPKNRTGKKVAVIGSGPAGLAAADSLNKYGHEVTVFERSDRFGGLLMYGIPNMKLEKRIIERKLDIMRTEGVKFINNANVGQNYKKDDILNEFDAVVLACGASNPRDLKAPGRELKGIYFAVDFLKQNTKSLLDSNHEDDNYISVKDKNVIVIGGGDTGTDCVATSLRHGCKSVKQFEIMGEPPKERTANNPWPQWPRVLKVDYGQEEFIEMYGRDPREYNISVKTFEGDESGNLKTVKTVRVNWEKNEKGAMVPKEIEGSEEIFEADVVFLAMGFLGAEQYVVDEFKIEQDARSNVKAEYGEFKTNVDKVFTAGDMRRGQSLVVWAIREGRDAATKVNEYLGN